Proteins co-encoded in one Arachis hypogaea cultivar Tifrunner chromosome 11, arahy.Tifrunner.gnm2.J5K5, whole genome shotgun sequence genomic window:
- the LOC112723673 gene encoding glycerophosphocholine acyltransferase 1 yields MLDHEDHAEFTNGESPPNKLKRRFRDRSKEMLSKQAVKIAKQAEEHERFINKVTHLVGVLGFGGFCFLLGARPQDIPYVYCFFYVIFVPLRWIYYRFKKWHYYLLDFCYYANTIFLVDLLFYPRNEKLFMVCFSFAEGPLAWALIVWRCSLVFSSPDKIVSVLIHLLPGLVFFTIRWWNPAYFEAMHPEGTGRRITWPYVEDKSSLWTWLFLVPLVAYTLWQVLYFLIVNVLRRQRLLRDPEVMTSYRELSKKAQKANNIWWRLSGLLGDQNRLLMYILLQGIFTVATMALAVPIFLSYELHVVFQILKVSASVWNGGSFLLEVMPRQAILKEKKKTEVPPVPDQ; encoded by the exons ATGTTGGATCACGAAGACCATGCAGAGTTTACGAACGGTGAATCACCTCCTAACAAGTTGAAACGGAGGTTCAGGGATAGATCTAAG GAGATGCTGTCCAAACAAGCCGTTAAGATCGCAAAACAAGCTGAAGAACACGAAAGGTTCATTAATAAG GTGACGCATCTTGTTGGTGTACTTGGATTTGGTGGATTTTGCTTCCTCTTAGGGGCGA GACCCCAAGATATTCCATATGTATATTGCTTTTTCTATGTCATCTTTGTTCCTCTTAGATGGATATACTATAGGTTCAAGAAATGGCATTACTATCTATTG GATTTCTGCTACTATGCCAATACAATTTTCTTGGTTGACCTCCTTTTTTATCCGAGGAACGAAAAGCTTTTCATGGTTTGCTTTTCTTTTGCTGAG GGGCCACTGGCATGGGCTTTGATTGTTTGGCGCTGCAGCTTGGTTTTCAGTTCCCCTGACAAAATTGTCAGTGTTCTTATCCATCTTTTACCTG GGTTAGTTTTCTTTACCATACGGTGGTGGAATCCTGCATACTTTGAAGCCATGCATCCAGAGGGAACTGGTCGAAGAATTACATGGCCTTATGTTGAAGATAAATCCTCTCTCTGGACATGGCTGTTTCTGGTGCCATTAGTAGCTTACACACTCTGGCAGGTTCTATACTTCCTCATAGTCAATGTCCTACGTCGGCAAAGGCTATTAAGAGATCCTGAAGTCATGACTTCCTATAG GGAGTTGTCTAAGAAGGCTCAGAAAGCGAACAATATATGGTGGCGGTTAAGTGGGTTGCTAGGCGATCAAAATCGCTTGTTGATGTACATTTTGCTTCAAGGCATATTTACTGTGGCAACAATGGCATTGGCTGTGCCAATATTCTTATCATACGAGTTGCATGTAGTTTTCCAAATACTAAAGGTTTCTGCATCAGTGTGGAATGGAGGATCCTTTCTGTTAGAAGTAATGCCTAGGCAGGCAATTctcaaggagaaaaagaaaacagagGTGCCACCTGTTCCAGATCAATAA